From a region of the Malania oleifera isolate guangnan ecotype guangnan chromosome 12, ASM2987363v1, whole genome shotgun sequence genome:
- the LOC131143743 gene encoding uncharacterized protein LOC131143743 isoform X3, with translation MTSHLLELGKENRECSPPSLLRDNPLATAVVCLRRSALADSQPRAFLALLVSDRTVAISPSEQAAKMDSFRQEKVQRFEEFVDCRLKPDLVHAVEERDKVFEQQKVLPDTRHIFVDVGLGFHLEFTWPEALNFIAVREERLARQIEEYTHLIASIKAQIKLVCEGIRELLQLPDERSH, from the exons ATGACCTCTCACTTGTTGGAACTTGGAAAAGAGAACAGGGAGTGTTCGCCTCCTTCACTCCTCCGCGACAACCCTCTCGCTACGGCAGTTGTCTGTCTCCGTCGTTCTGCTCTCGCCGACTCGCAGCCCCGCGCATTCCTTGCGCTGCTGGTCTCTGACAGAACAGTGGCAATATCTCCGAGCGAACAG GCTGCCAAAATGGACAGCTTCCGGCAGGAAAAAGTACagagatttgaggaatttgttGATTGCCGTTTGAAACCAGATCTTGTTCATGCTGTTGAAGAACG GGATAAAGTCTTTGAACAACAAAAAGTTTT GCCAGATACAAGGCACATATTTGTGGATGTTGGACTTGGATTTCATTTGGAGTTCACCTGGCCTGAAGCATTAAATTTCATAGCAGTCAGGGAAGAAAGGTTAGCCAG GCAAATAGAGGAGTATACTCACCTAATTGCATCAATCAAAGCCCAGATCAAGCTG GTCTGTGAAGGGATAAGGGAGCTGCTCCAACTCCCTGACGAGAGATCGCACTAA
- the LOC131143743 gene encoding uncharacterized protein LOC131143743 isoform X1, whose protein sequence is MTSHLLELGKENRECSPPSLLRDNPLATAVVCLRRSALADSQPRAFLALLVSDRTVAISPSEQAAKMDSFRQEKVQRFEEFVDCRLKPDLVHAVEERDKVFEQQKVFSDLRRNIENLEKNSVTSLRTLVNLGSEVYMQADVPDTRHIFVDVGLGFHLEFTWPEALNFIAVREERLARQIEEYTHLIASIKAQIKLVCEGIRELLQLPDERSH, encoded by the exons ATGACCTCTCACTTGTTGGAACTTGGAAAAGAGAACAGGGAGTGTTCGCCTCCTTCACTCCTCCGCGACAACCCTCTCGCTACGGCAGTTGTCTGTCTCCGTCGTTCTGCTCTCGCCGACTCGCAGCCCCGCGCATTCCTTGCGCTGCTGGTCTCTGACAGAACAGTGGCAATATCTCCGAGCGAACAG GCTGCCAAAATGGACAGCTTCCGGCAGGAAAAAGTACagagatttgaggaatttgttGATTGCCGTTTGAAACCAGATCTTGTTCATGCTGTTGAAGAACG GGATAAAGTCTTTGAACAACAAAAAGTTTT TTCAGATTTGAGAAGGAACATAGAGAATTTGGAGAAGAACAGTGTAACCAGTCTCAGGACATTAGTCAATCTTGGTTCTGAAGTGTATATGCAAGCTGATGT GCCAGATACAAGGCACATATTTGTGGATGTTGGACTTGGATTTCATTTGGAGTTCACCTGGCCTGAAGCATTAAATTTCATAGCAGTCAGGGAAGAAAGGTTAGCCAG GCAAATAGAGGAGTATACTCACCTAATTGCATCAATCAAAGCCCAGATCAAGCTG GTCTGTGAAGGGATAAGGGAGCTGCTCCAACTCCCTGACGAGAGATCGCACTAA
- the LOC131143743 gene encoding uncharacterized protein LOC131143743 isoform X2, translating to MTSHLLELGKENRECSPPSLLRDNPLATAVVCLRRSALADSQPRAFLALLVSDRTVAISPSEQAAKMDSFRQEKVQRFEEFVDCRLKPDLVHAVEERDKVFEQQKVFSDLRRNIENLEKNSVTSLRTLVNLGSEVYMQADVPDTRHIFVDVGLGFHLEFTWPEALNFIAVREERQIEEYTHLIASIKAQIKLVCEGIRELLQLPDERSH from the exons ATGACCTCTCACTTGTTGGAACTTGGAAAAGAGAACAGGGAGTGTTCGCCTCCTTCACTCCTCCGCGACAACCCTCTCGCTACGGCAGTTGTCTGTCTCCGTCGTTCTGCTCTCGCCGACTCGCAGCCCCGCGCATTCCTTGCGCTGCTGGTCTCTGACAGAACAGTGGCAATATCTCCGAGCGAACAG GCTGCCAAAATGGACAGCTTCCGGCAGGAAAAAGTACagagatttgaggaatttgttGATTGCCGTTTGAAACCAGATCTTGTTCATGCTGTTGAAGAACG GGATAAAGTCTTTGAACAACAAAAAGTTTT TTCAGATTTGAGAAGGAACATAGAGAATTTGGAGAAGAACAGTGTAACCAGTCTCAGGACATTAGTCAATCTTGGTTCTGAAGTGTATATGCAAGCTGATGT GCCAGATACAAGGCACATATTTGTGGATGTTGGACTTGGATTTCATTTGGAGTTCACCTGGCCTGAAGCATTAAATTTCATAGCAGTCAGGGAAGAAAG GCAAATAGAGGAGTATACTCACCTAATTGCATCAATCAAAGCCCAGATCAAGCTG GTCTGTGAAGGGATAAGGGAGCTGCTCCAACTCCCTGACGAGAGATCGCACTAA
- the LOC131143743 gene encoding uncharacterized protein LOC131143743 isoform X4 encodes MTSHLLELGKENRECSPPSLLRDNPLATAVVCLRRSALADSQPRAFLALLVSDRTVAISPSEQAAKMDSFRQEKVQRFEEFVDCRLKPDLVHAVEERDKVFEQQKVLPDTRHIFVDVGLGFHLEFTWPEALNFIAVREERQIEEYTHLIASIKAQIKLVCEGIRELLQLPDERSH; translated from the exons ATGACCTCTCACTTGTTGGAACTTGGAAAAGAGAACAGGGAGTGTTCGCCTCCTTCACTCCTCCGCGACAACCCTCTCGCTACGGCAGTTGTCTGTCTCCGTCGTTCTGCTCTCGCCGACTCGCAGCCCCGCGCATTCCTTGCGCTGCTGGTCTCTGACAGAACAGTGGCAATATCTCCGAGCGAACAG GCTGCCAAAATGGACAGCTTCCGGCAGGAAAAAGTACagagatttgaggaatttgttGATTGCCGTTTGAAACCAGATCTTGTTCATGCTGTTGAAGAACG GGATAAAGTCTTTGAACAACAAAAAGTTTT GCCAGATACAAGGCACATATTTGTGGATGTTGGACTTGGATTTCATTTGGAGTTCACCTGGCCTGAAGCATTAAATTTCATAGCAGTCAGGGAAGAAAG GCAAATAGAGGAGTATACTCACCTAATTGCATCAATCAAAGCCCAGATCAAGCTG GTCTGTGAAGGGATAAGGGAGCTGCTCCAACTCCCTGACGAGAGATCGCACTAA